TCGAGGCCGGAGCGCTTGTCACCGAGCCGGACGCCGTGCTGCCGTTCGACGGTTTCATTCTCGGCTCGCCAACGTACCTGGGCGGGGTATCCGCACCGGTCAAGGCGTTCATGGATGCCACCGGACCGCTGTGGCGCACGCAGCAGCTACGCGGCAAGTTGGCCGCTGGCTTCACCGTGTCGTCGCTACCGGCCGGTGACAAGCAGTCGACACTGCTGTCGATGTTCACCTTCTGCATGCAGCACGGGATGCTCTGGGTGGGTAACCCGATCCTGCCGGAGCAGCATCAGGGTGTGCCTTATGACGAGGCTGCCAATCGCCTGGGCTCCTGGTCCGGGCTGATGGCTCAGGCGGACAAGCAGTCGTCAGCCGATGCCTTCGCGCCGGGCGATATCAAGACGGCGCGGATGTTCGGACAGTACTTTGCCGAAACGTTGTTGCGCCTGCACGGCCAGGTGTCAGTCACCGCGAAACAGGAGGCACGCCCATGATCGCCCGTCGATACGCCCCGCTGCTGTTCGCCCTGCTGCTCTCCGGGTTCATGTCGCTGATGGTATCCGGCATCTCGACACTGCGCGCGACAGGTCCGGTGCCCGGCTTTTTCGGGCTCTGGATCAGCGCATGGCTGGCCGCCTGGCTGTTCGCCTTTCCTGCGGTGCTGCTGGTCACGCCGTTGGCCCGTCGCGCGGTCGAGCGGCTGGTCAAGGCCGAGTGATTGGCAGGTCCGTCCCGACGTGGCGAGCTGTCCCGCCACATCGGCGCAGGAGCTGCCGGCTCGCCGCCTGCGTCATGCGATGGGATGGGCTGGAAATGACGCGTGGAAAAGGCTTCGCCGTTTTCCACCCTACGCCCCCGACCAATGCAGCTGCTCTGCTAGGCTCAGTCGTTCGTTCATCAGTGAAGAAACCACAACCATGTACGGTCTGATAGCAAAGATTAACGTTGTGTCAGGTCAGCGTGACGCGCTGATCGCCATTCTCATCGAGGGTATCAGCGGCATGCCGGGTTGCCTGAGCTATGTGGTAGCGCAAGACCCGACCGATCCTGATGCCATCTGGGTGACCGAGGTGTGGGACAGCCAACACAGCCATCAGGCCTCTTTGTCATTGCCCTCGGTTCAGCAAGCCATTTCACGCGGCAAGCCGCTCATCAGCGGTTTCGGCGAGCGCTTCGAGACCCAGCCCGTGGGAGGTTACGGGCTGGGCGGCTAGCCTGCATGCCTGCCGCACTACGAAACCTGGAGGGCAACCATGACCGGCGCCGAGCTCACCGATCGCTACCGCAGCTATATCGCCTGTCTGAATAGTCAGAACTGGCCGGAGCTGGGCCGTTTCGTCGATGACGAGGTGCAGTACAACGGTCAACCAGTCGGGCTGAACGGGTATCGCAGAATGCTTGAGGACGACTTCCGGGCGATTCCGGATCTGCGTTTCAACGTGGATCTGCTGGTAGCCGAGCCGCCTCGCGTGGCGTGCCGGCTACTGTTCGATTGCACGCCAACAGGCACGCTGTTCGGCTTTCCGGTCAACGGCAAGAGGGTCGCCTTCAGCGAAAACGTGTTCTACGAATTCCACAACGAGAAAATCCGGCAGGTTTGGTCGGTGATCGATAAAACCGCGGTTGGCGCTCAGCTCTAGTACCCGAGGCGCGCGGCAGCTACGGGCCGCTTGCAGGGCCAATGCGCCGAAGCGCCGCAGGACAGTCCGCATAGCCGATCGGCCCTGCCTCCGGTTGCCATTCAGGAAATATCGATCTGATAGCGGAACCCCTCGGCCGCCGCACGGGAGATTCGATACTCCAGCGCGGATCGATCGTAGCCCAGTGCCGTGCGCTCGATGATCACCATCGGAGCACCCTCATCGATAGCGAGGGTTTTCGCCATGGTGGTGTCGGCAGCGCCAACGGTGAGGGTCTCCTTGGCCGAGGCGATGCACTGCCCGCACTGTTGCTCGTACAACGGATAGAGCAGCGGGCCGAACTGCTCGGAATCGAACGCCATCAGCGCGCCGAAGCGCGTGGCAGGCAGCCAGATTTCCTCATGAAACAGCGTGCGGCCTTCGACCGTGCGCAAGCGCTCCATATGCACGACCTGCTCACCCTCGCCCAACCCGAGTGCCTTCGCTACCCGTTGCGACGGCTTTTGCAGCGTTTTGGACAGGATCCGGCTGGTTGGCAGTTCGCGCCCACCGCTGGCATCCACCTGGCGGAAAAAGCGCGCCAGCGAGGCATCGAAGTTGGGGCGCCGCACGAAAGTGCCGCGACCCTGGCTGCGCAGTAGCAAGCCTTCGTTGACCAGCGTATCCACCGCCTTGCGCACCGTGCCAATGGCCACGCCATAGAGCTTGGTCAGCTCCGCTTCGGTCGGAATGGGCGCACCGGGCGTCCACTCGCCGGCAGCAATCTTGGCCAACATCTCTTCCCGCAGGCGCTGATAGAGCGGCAAGCGCTCGTCGTATCCGAGTGTCGAGGCATTCATCGTTTCATCGATCCTGTTCTGGGCGTAATCACTTTACCACCGCCCCGCCGATTGACAGATATCCACCGCTGCATATATGGTCATCTATTCATATATATGACTATATGTCAGCACGAAGATATGACCGCAAGCGTCAGCTTGTGTTTCGCGACCTGATCTCAGCGAACGCAAGGACGTGCGTCACAACAACAATCGACCAGGGTTTAGCTTATGACCGGCCTTAAACCGCTCACCCTCACCGGCGTCGACACGCACGCCCACATCTTCCGTCAGGACCTGCCGATGGCGGCGGATCGCCGTTACAGCCCGCACTACGACGCCCAGGTGGAGCAGTTCCTGGACCATCTCGATCGCAACGGGCTGTCGCACGGGGTATTGATCCAGCCGAGCTTTCTGGGAACCGACAACCGGTTCATGCTCGATGCGCTCCGTCGGTATCCGCAGCGCCTGCGCGGCGTCGCGGTGGTCGATGCGGATATCAGCGAGACGCAACTGGACGAGCTGGCCGAGGCCGGTGTGGTGGGCGTTCGCCTGAATCTCATCGGCAAGCCCTTGACCGACTACCGAGGCCCTGTCTGGCAGGCCCTGTTCAAGCGGCTGGCGGTGCGCGGCTGGCAGGTCGAAATCCAGCGTGGCATCGAGGATCTGGCGCTGATCGTGCCGTCGATCCTGGAAAGTGGCGTTCAGCTGGTCATCGACCATTTCGGCCTGCCAACCGGTGGCATCGATGCCGAGAAGCCCAACCACAGAGCCTTCCTCGACGTGCTGGCAGACCCGCGCGTATGGCTCAAGCTGTCGGCGCCCTACCGCAGCCGGTCGAGTCTCGCCCATGCCTCGCAAGTCTTGGCGCAGGTACGCGAGGCCAGCGGCGGCATCGAGCGATTCCTCTGGGGTAGCGACTGGCCCAATACCCAGTTCGAAGATCAGACCGACTATGACCGACAGCTCGCCTTCATCGAGGCACTGCTGCCGGATGCGCGCGAGCGTGCCCAAGTGCTGATGAATAACCCGGCGAAGCTGTTCGGCTTCGACGTTTCCCGCTAAACGATCCATAACAACAATAGGACCTTCATCATGATGAGCCTGCTCGTCGTCGCGGCAATCGTTGTCGCCGTCGCCCTCGGCTACAAGACCAAGATCAATATTGGTCTGTTCGCCATCGCCTTCGCCTACCTGATCGGCTGTTTCGGTATGGGCCTCAGCCCGTCCGAGGTCATCGGCATGTGGCCGTTGAAGATCTTCTTCATCATCTTCTCGGTCTGCCTGTTCTACAGCTTCGCCACGGTCAACGGCACGCTGGAGAAGCTGGCCGAGCACCTGATCTATCACTGCCGATCGGTGCCGCAGCTCTTGCCGTTCGCCGTCTTCTTCACCGCCACCGTCATCTCGGCAATGGGCGCCGGTTACTACACGGTGCTGGCGTTCATGGCGCCGATCACCCTGCTGCTGTGCGAGCGCACTGGCATGAGCCTGATCGCCGGCGGGATGGCGGTGAACTACGGCGCCTTGAGCGGGGCCAACTTCGTCTCCAGCCAGAGCGGCATCATCTTCCGCGGCTTGATGGTCAATGCCGGCATTCCGGAGAACGATGCCTTCATCAATGCCGCAGGCATCTTCGCCAGTACGCTGGTGATCCCGCTGCTGGTGATCTCGGTGCTGGTGTTCCTGACCGGACATGGCAAGGCGATGAAGGCATCGACCTATGTGGCGACCGAGCCGACACCGCTGAACCGCGAGCAGAAGATGACCCTGTGGCTGACATTGACCATGATGGCCATCGTGCTGGCGGCGCCGATCGCGCATATCGTCCTGCCCGACAACGCAACCGTCAGCTTCATCAATTCGAAGATGGATATCGGCCTGATCGCCAGCCTGTTTTCGGTCGTCGCCCTGCTGCTGAAGCTGGGCGACGAGCGCAAGGCCATGGCGTCGGTGCCCTGGGCCACGCTGATCATGATCTGCGGCGTGGGCATGCTGATTTCGGTCGCCATCAAGGCCGGCACCATCGACCTGTTGGCATCCTGGATGGGCACCAGCATCCCGCCGATCATGGTGCCAATCGTTTTCGGCATCGTCGCGGCGTTCATGTCGCTGTTCTCCAGCACGCTCGGCGTCGTCACGCCGGCGCTGTTCCCGATGGTGCCGCCGATTGCTTCGGCACTGGGACTCGACCCGATGATCCTGTTCATCGCCATCGTCGTCGGTGCGCAAGCCACCTCGATCTCGCCGTTCTCTTCCGGTGGCAGCCTGATCCTGGGCTCCTGCCCCACGGAACAGAGCCGCACCTCGCTGTTCCCGCAGCTGCTGTTCCGCGCCGCGCCCCTGGGCTTTGTCGCGGCGCTGATCTTCAACGCACTGCTGACCTTCGTCTACTGACCCCGCGCGATAGTCCGGCGCCTGGCGCCGGGCCACACCCTGCCCTTTTCGCACGGGGCAACGCCAAGAGGATCGGCACCGGAACCCACTTATGGACAGGAGGAAACATTAATGAAGAACTGGTTCGCCGATATCAGCATGACCCGGAAGCTGGCGATCGGCTTCGGCTCGGTGCTTCTGCTCACCGCTGCGTTGGCCGTCTATGGCTGGCTCAGCCTGGGCAGCGTGACGCACCGCGGCGCCTTGATGGGGCAGATCGCCTCGTTGAATGAATCGCTGGGCGAACTGAGAATCGCGCGCCTGCAATACATGCTGGACAACGGCGAGGAGAAGTCGGCCGAGGCCGTGAACGACGCGCTGGACCGATTTGCAGCGCGGCTCGAAGCGATCTCGCCAAACTTCTCCGGCCCCGAGAATGTGGCGCACCTGCGCCAACAAGGCGAGCAGATCCAAGGCTATCGCGCCTCGCTGAAGAAGATGCGCGACGCCTATGCAGCCGGCAATGCCGCCCGAGCGGACATGGGCAAGTACGCCGCGCTCGCCAGTGAGCCCATCGACGCCATGGGCAAGACGGTGGAGCGGATGCCGGCCGACGCCGAAAACCGCTACGCGGGGCTAAAGGCGATCTCCGAGCTGCGCATGGACTGGCAGCTGGTGCGCTACCAGATGCGTGGCTACAACACGACACCCACCCAAGCGGTCGCCGCCAAGGTCGAGCAGCAAATTGCCCAGGCCCGACAATCGGCTGCGCAGCTCAAAGCCGTGCTCGGCGAGCGCTTTTCCGCGCAGGTGGCCATTACCGAGCAGGCGCTCGACGGATATCTCGTCGCCCTCAAAGCGGTCGTCGCTCAAACCGAAGCGATCGCCACGGCACGCCAGGAAATGGCGAGCCAGACGGACGAGATCAACCGGCTCAGCATGCTCCTGACCCAGTTCCAGAGCGCCAGCCTGGATCAGGAGACCACCCAGGCTCGGACGACTCAAGTCACGGTTGCGGCGCTCGCGCTGCTCATCGGTCTGCTGGCTGCCTGGCTGATCATCCGGCAAATCACCCAGCCTCTGGCAGAGACGCTTGCGGTCGTCCGGAATATCGCCGCAGGCGATTTGACCGACCAACGCCGCATCGAGCGCAAGGATGAAATGGGCGCGCTGCAGCAGGGCGTAATGGGCATGGCGGCGACCTTGCGTGAGCTCATCAGCGGTATCCGCGACAGCGTTACCCAGATGGCCAGTGCCGCCGAACAGCTGTCGGCTATCACCGAGCAGACCAGCGTCGGCATGAACGGTCAGAAGATCGAGACCGATCAGGTCGCAACGGCGATGCACGAAATGTCCGCCACGGTGCAGGAAGTCGCGCGCAATGCCGAGGAAGCGTCGCAAGCGGCCAGTGACGCGGATCGCGAAGCACGTTCGGGCGACGCGGTGGTGGCCGAGGCGGTCGCCCAGATCGAACGCTTGTCCCAGGAAATGCTGCGCTCCACCGAAGCCATGGCCAAGCTGGAGTCGGAAAGCAACCGAATCGGCAGCGTCATGGACGTGATCAAGACGGTGGCCGAGCAAACCAACCTGCTCGCGCTCAATGCGGCGATCGAGGCCGCCCGTGCCGGTGAGGCGGGACGTGGCTTCGCGGTGGTGGCCGACGAGGTTCGCGGCCTGGCTCAACGCACGCAGAAATCGACCGAAGAAATCGAGCAGTTGGTGGCCGGTCTGCAACAGGGCACGCAACAGGTGGCCGTCGCGATGCAGAACAGCCACAACCTGACCGAAAGCAGCGTCGAGCTCACGCGCAAGGCCGGACTGGCGCTCAACGACATCACCGCCAAGGTCTCGAACATCCAGGCAATGAACCAGCAGATCGCCGCCGCTGCCGAGGAGCAAGGCGCCGTCGCCGACGAGATCAGTCGCAGCGTGATCAATGTGCGCGACATTTCCGAGCAGACCGCTACGGCCAGTGACGAGACCGCAGCATCGAGTGTCGAACTGGCTCGCCTTGGCAATGAGTTGCAGGCGA
This DNA window, taken from Stutzerimonas stutzeri, encodes the following:
- a CDS encoding ester cyclase, producing MTGAELTDRYRSYIACLNSQNWPELGRFVDDEVQYNGQPVGLNGYRRMLEDDFRAIPDLRFNVDLLVAEPPRVACRLLFDCTPTGTLFGFPVNGKRVAFSENVFYEFHNEKIRQVWSVIDKTAVGAQL
- a CDS encoding GntR family transcriptional regulator, which encodes MNASTLGYDERLPLYQRLREEMLAKIAAGEWTPGAPIPTEAELTKLYGVAIGTVRKAVDTLVNEGLLLRSQGRGTFVRRPNFDASLARFFRQVDASGGRELPTSRILSKTLQKPSQRVAKALGLGEGEQVVHMERLRTVEGRTLFHEEIWLPATRFGALMAFDSEQFGPLLYPLYEQQCGQCIASAKETLTVGAADTTMAKTLAIDEGAPMVIIERTALGYDRSALEYRISRAAAEGFRYQIDIS
- a CDS encoding flavodoxin family protein; protein product: MKQIAVIYHSAKGHTAHIARTIVEGIGQVPGIEAQLLEAGALVTEPDAVLPFDGFILGSPTYLGGVSAPVKAFMDATGPLWRTQQLRGKLAAGFTVSSLPAGDKQSTLLSMFTFCMQHGMLWVGNPILPEQHQGVPYDEAANRLGSWSGLMAQADKQSSADAFAPGDIKTARMFGQYFAETLLRLHGQVSVTAKQEARP
- a CDS encoding amidohydrolase family protein → MTGLKPLTLTGVDTHAHIFRQDLPMAADRRYSPHYDAQVEQFLDHLDRNGLSHGVLIQPSFLGTDNRFMLDALRRYPQRLRGVAVVDADISETQLDELAEAGVVGVRLNLIGKPLTDYRGPVWQALFKRLAVRGWQVEIQRGIEDLALIVPSILESGVQLVIDHFGLPTGGIDAEKPNHRAFLDVLADPRVWLKLSAPYRSRSSLAHASQVLAQVREASGGIERFLWGSDWPNTQFEDQTDYDRQLAFIEALLPDARERAQVLMNNPAKLFGFDVSR
- a CDS encoding SLC13 family permease, encoding MMSLLVVAAIVVAVALGYKTKINIGLFAIAFAYLIGCFGMGLSPSEVIGMWPLKIFFIIFSVCLFYSFATVNGTLEKLAEHLIYHCRSVPQLLPFAVFFTATVISAMGAGYYTVLAFMAPITLLLCERTGMSLIAGGMAVNYGALSGANFVSSQSGIIFRGLMVNAGIPENDAFINAAGIFASTLVIPLLVISVLVFLTGHGKAMKASTYVATEPTPLNREQKMTLWLTLTMMAIVLAAPIAHIVLPDNATVSFINSKMDIGLIASLFSVVALLLKLGDERKAMASVPWATLIMICGVGMLISVAIKAGTIDLLASWMGTSIPPIMVPIVFGIVAAFMSLFSSTLGVVTPALFPMVPPIASALGLDPMILFIAIVVGAQATSISPFSSGGSLILGSCPTEQSRTSLFPQLLFRAAPLGFVAALIFNALLTFVY
- a CDS encoding putative quinol monooxygenase → MYGLIAKINVVSGQRDALIAILIEGISGMPGCLSYVVAQDPTDPDAIWVTEVWDSQHSHQASLSLPSVQQAISRGKPLISGFGERFETQPVGGYGLGG
- a CDS encoding DUF2798 domain-containing protein, with translation MIARRYAPLLFALLLSGFMSLMVSGISTLRATGPVPGFFGLWISAWLAAWLFAFPAVLLVTPLARRAVERLVKAE
- a CDS encoding methyl-accepting chemotaxis protein, which encodes MKNWFADISMTRKLAIGFGSVLLLTAALAVYGWLSLGSVTHRGALMGQIASLNESLGELRIARLQYMLDNGEEKSAEAVNDALDRFAARLEAISPNFSGPENVAHLRQQGEQIQGYRASLKKMRDAYAAGNAARADMGKYAALASEPIDAMGKTVERMPADAENRYAGLKAISELRMDWQLVRYQMRGYNTTPTQAVAAKVEQQIAQARQSAAQLKAVLGERFSAQVAITEQALDGYLVALKAVVAQTEAIATARQEMASQTDEINRLSMLLTQFQSASLDQETTQARTTQVTVAALALLIGLLAAWLIIRQITQPLAETLAVVRNIAAGDLTDQRRIERKDEMGALQQGVMGMAATLRELISGIRDSVTQMASAAEQLSAITEQTSVGMNGQKIETDQVATAMHEMSATVQEVARNAEEASQAASDADREARSGDAVVAEAVAQIERLSQEMLRSTEAMAKLESESNRIGSVMDVIKTVAEQTNLLALNAAIEAARAGEAGRGFAVVADEVRGLAQRTQKSTEEIEQLVAGLQQGTQQVAVAMQNSHNLTESSVELTRKAGLALNDITAKVSNIQAMNQQIAAAAEEQGAVADEISRSVINVRDISEQTATASDETAASSVELARLGNELQAMVSRFRV